The genomic stretch CAATGTCACATGAATCATGAATGATTGGTTCAGTACAATAAGAATCATAGGTCTATTTGGATAAATTTCTTGTGAAAAGAGATGCAAAAATCACAGGGTCGAAGATCGCCAGAACAGACACTAACTATATGTAACTTGGAAGAGACGAGAATTGAGTTCTCTTCGTATCTCTTCACCGAACTCTGTAAGGCACAACAAAAACTATCTGATAAATAGTACTGAGAAGAGGATGGAAAACTCCCCCATAATATGGAGTCGAATTAGCAGTAACTTTAGACATCATGCTTCATGGGAACTGATGAGTCCAATAATGAGAACCAGCCCTCTACTGTGCATTATGCATCCCAATGAGCAAATATAGTAATGGACGGACATTGTCCCGAAGTATAGCAGAGAGTTACTAATACAAGGTAGCAGCAGAACCAAGAATTTACAATACCATGGCAGTGTTCCATTATTCTTTACAGATGTAGATTTGGTGCGAATGGCACACAAGACATCATAAGCATTATTAAGTTGGCAGGATCGGAGCACTCTTCCAGTAGGCAGAGTCGAAGTCCTCTTCAACCCGACTATCCATCAACGCCGGGATACAAGGTTGCAGACTTCTTCAGCCAGTACTGCTGGAACCTCTGCCTTGCGTACTCCATATAATCGAAGTCTATTTTGTTTACATGTTCCTACCAGGAAAAGAGAATCGATCATCCGTAAGTGTAGAACACGTATGATTACCAAAACCAACAGAGAACACCAGAGACATGAAGCAGCTTACAGATATTATTCCCCACAAACCCCACAGGAGATGGCTTGCCAAAGCATATTTCTCAATATTCATCAGCAGATTCTCAACCTCGGTGTCTCCTGGTTTCTCACCTATTAAGAAAAAGAGATGGTCTCTCTCAGATGTCAAAAGATTTGGTCCTAGTCGATATTTTGACTGCATTCATTCACAAATCATATGGTACAAGTGAATAAACTCGAGGTAAAAGCACACTGTCATGGCATGACAAGTTTCACAACTGAAAATAAGAAATATTCTACCACAAGCAATGAAATTTTGCTAAAACAGATTCTTgtagtttattttttaaaattctcaATGGATTTGTAGAAATTGTGCATTATTATCTTTTTCTCAATTGAAGCAAGTTAACAATGTCACAAATCTGATTAGCCCCATCATTTGCAAGAGAATTGCAATATATCTCTTTCATATTTCTGATCGGAACAATGAAGTCCACTTACCCATTTCACTACTCAGTATGTTTTTGTGCATCTAAAAAAATATGGTAAGCCAATTTAAAATGTAACACTCATTATAAAATGTAATATCATCACTAAAAGTTTACCATCTGTAGTTCTACCTCAAGTATGATAGCTTGTGTTTGAATCGATATGACGAgcaaagaaaaattattttcataaatcTAGACAAATAACTATGTTATGCTCAGTCTTTCAGGAGGCATGTTTTTAATTGATGTTACTTCATATTATGACTATGTTACTTACTTGACAAACAACTTGTATCCCATCgaaacttcaaaattttcaagtaTGCAAAGCTGTTAACTTAGTGAAATAAAAAGCTAGTAAGAGACAGTGATGATTCTATTTGTGTCAGTGGTTTAAACCTTCTTTACCTGAAGAACCAAGATATAGCTTTACAAATCTTTGACGCTCCTCATGATCTATGCCATAGTAGACACAAAGTCAGACTTTGATGACATGGTGTTAATCTAGTTGATGTTAACTTTTAACTTTGATGAGTCATAATAGAAAAGTAGGAATATAGATACATATTCGAAAAAAAGAAAGAGTACAAAGAAACAAATCACCTGGATATTTGCTATAGTCCAATATGTGAGGCGTTTTGCTGTGGTAATCAGCAGCCATCTCGCAGAAGTGATTAGCAAGATCATATGCGACAGGGTTGAAACTTGCATACTCATAGTCCTGTCAGGAACAAAAACAACGAAATATACAGATGCATAAATCAAGTCTATGGTAGTTGGATATCCAAGCAGTGGATATGGGGGACAAGGGTCAAACTTGAGAAGTACCGATATGCTGAAAACAATGTCCAGGTGAAGAATTGTTGGCACTAAATGGTACAACAGTAACAGGCTGCCATGTTAATCCAGAACAAAGCTTAAATGTTTGTAAGAAAATCTAAATCGTTCATAATCAAAGACAACAAAATGCAGTTGCAAGCATGTGCCAATCATGTAGTATGCAAACTAATGATGTAAGGGTTACTTCAGATGACTAGTTAACGATCATGTTACTGCTCAAAATCCAGAGAACTGAAAGGTTTGCTCAATGTATATTAGTTAATTTCAACTGGAAATCATTTCTTTACCAAAAATTTCTTACATCACACTTTTTATGTAAGAACATTGAGTATCATTGAAAGATTAAAAAAGTAAGTCCACACGTCTAACTGTCAATATTGGTACATATGTTAGTTATTTCCACTTGTAAGATAACATGGTTTAGCTATTATTAATACATGTCATCTCCATATTAACAGATAGTGAAGGAAAAAAAACTCACTGTATTATTTACCATGACCAAGCAATGGTAACAAGGGGAACCATGAGCATCATTTACTTAGTGTTGTAGTTTTAACTGAGTGAGATTGTATGTATTGTTGACAGAACAACTTACTATGATAGTCACTACTCTGGTCTCTTCATCAATCATAATGTTGCCATACTGAAGGTCATTATGGCAAAAGCCAATCCTCTGATCCTCTTCAGAAAGTTCATTCTCCAATGTCACGATCTCCTCCTCTAATCCGTCCAAGCAAAACTCTTCAATTTCTTCAGCAGGGTAGAAGCTCTTGGCTACTTTAAGCCAGCATCTACGAAAGAAGAGTCAGCATCCAAATATGGCAACGATTTCATAAAAGCACATAATAGCCAAAGAATTCCAGCACCATACCTCAATCTGCCCCAGAGGAGTACAGTTCTGTGACCAGGCATATCAAGATCATGGAACTCTCTTAACTTTGATGCTATGAGACCAGATATTTCTGGGTCACGAAGGTCAACAGCAGAAAGTGTCTGCAATATCCAATGTGACAAGCAGGATAAGAGAAGATCTTTATCATCGTGATAGTATTATACTATTATCAACCAAATGCATTCTCTACTCGTATGGTTTTCACTTCCAGCAGGGAGAACAATGAGAAAAACGTCCGTAAAGCAATTATAGGCCCAAAAGATGTTCTTATGGTAAATGATAATTTCAGACTGCAAGATATTGGAGAATCTCTTTAACTCTATCCAACAGCACAGATATGTATGTGGAATCAAAGGAACAGAGAAATGGTCATTTGCAAAATATTTTGTATAAAAAAGTTACTGTATTCAATTTAATTAagattcttttccttttcctttaacTTTTGGATAAAAAAGAGGGTGCTTCAGGTACCGGCAATAATGGATATAAATTCTCATTGATATCAAAGTTCGCTTATGGGAATTGATTTACTTTCATGAATTTTCTCAATCAACGTGGAAGCTTTTTCTTTACGGAATTCAATGCTGAACTACCAAATCAGATGCCCGAGATTTCGCACCCGTTATAAAATCTAATATTCCTCGTCTCTATACTTTTTGTCTTAAATCAATCAAAGAGGATCCACAGTGACGAAAGGTTTGCATAAATCAAACAAGCTACATGCTTCAGTCTACATCCACATATAGTGGGGGAAAATGCCGAAGTCAAATTCTTGACATCACAAGTTACCAAAATATCAAGAAACTCAAGCGAAAGCAGATAAAAAGATTCTAGAAATTGGGAGGGACAGGGATCTTTGTAAGGAAATCACAGAAGCACATCGACTCGCAGCCAAGAAAAAACGAGGAAAATAAAGGGGATTAATCGGAATAAATTATTCCGCTTCGGAGTTATTTGGTATAGATTAACTCGAATTCGGAGAGAAGCACCAAAAAGAACACCAACCAATTTTGTAATTTGTGAGGAAAcgtaaaaaaatcatgatttttcgtaCCCTGGCGTGAATGAACTCCTCGACGCGGCCGTTGGGAAAGCGGCCAAGGAGGAGCGGCCCCTGTCCGTGCCTGGACAGACACTCGAACGTCCGGATCTCTTCCTCGCGGTCGAAGAACACGTCCACTCCTTCGCCGTAGATGCGGACCAGCACCGTATGGGGGCGTTTCCCGGCGGCCGTGGCGCAGGTTGGCCAGTTGACCTGGTAGACCTCATTGGTCAGGGCTCCCTTGAGGGGCACCACCTCGAGCGCCATGGAGTCGGCCACGTCGCACCAGCTGGAGGCTAGCCGCTGCAAGATCCCCCTCGCCTCCTCGGGAATCCTTCCTTCCACCTCCTCCTTCCCCCCACTGATGCCATCCCCAACCACAATCCCCACCAttttgtgcttcttcttctccttctggcttcttcttccttcttccgacGCGAAATCAACGAGAAGATTCCGATACAGATTCTTGCCGGATTCAGGAAGATTCACTGACCACCACCACCTAAAAATGGAAGCAAGGAAGGAAGGAATCAAGAAAGAGGATCACACGTTGCTGTTGACGGAAGACGATCAAGCCAATGGCGGTCCGGAGGCGGGGGAAGATGAGGAGTCGACCCGCGGGCGGCAAGGTTGGTGGGAACGGGGCCGCGCTAAGTACTGGCTTCGAAGCGCAGCAGGGAGAGGTATATAAAAGCAAGACCAGCACGAGGTGGGCGACCCAACGGCCTGCCTTCACTCGCCATCGGACGGTCCAAGCAGCGACACGATGGAAGGACCTTTCGACGATGGCGACGTGGGGACACGCGTCTAACAGGTCGACCGATGCCTGCTGCATCGGACGGTCGTCATCCGTCCCGCTCTCTCGAATCGCGTACTTCAAAACAAACGGACCATTCCCGTATTCCGACCACCCGCCACGATGAGACGCCTTCCATTACTGTCCACGCATTCAAAGCGAGACGGACCCTGTTTTTAATTGGACAACGACGTCCTGGGTCGCACGGGTCCCACGTGCCTTGAGAGGGGTTTGCTTCTTAACTCGGTAGATTATACGTACACATTTAATTGCATTATATACATATACGCACTCTCCACATAGCAAAATGTTCTATACAGGACATGCACACTTAGAGAGCAGATGGGTTGGTGGATGGTGACCGGACACTTTGGAaacgggagaagaagaagaagacatcaaaTCTGATAGCAATCTGCTTTTGTAAACCAAGTCAACCATGAGAGCAGCTCGCGGAAAGCTTATCCATGTACGTGGCGTCAAAGATAAAAGAAGTCGGCACAGTAGAGGTCGTGTTTCCTCGTTTCAGGAAGAGAAACACTGAGATCAAGCTTAGTTTAGTAGTATTTTTCCAATTGCTTCGAAGAATTGGCGTGGTGTCGAAATCATAGACGGAAGACTTTTGACTAAGGAGGCCAGTTCTACAGTTCTTGTGCTCCAGCATGTCAAACACATCGCAGAGAAAAGTCTCCACGGAAACGATAACTTATGTTGATGATGAAAGAAAGGTATGTATTTCTATTGCACGATAAGATTCGTTTGTTCACATGAAATGGATAGGCATATAAAATATCACATTGTACTCGGAACTCCAGAAAAATCTCTCAGCGCTATATCTGTAAAGATAAATCAATCGTCACATTGCTGAAGGTTCTATGCAGATAAATACTGGCAAAAGGTGGACTGTAAGTCTCAGAACATTTGTGCTTGCGGAtttcatgatgatgatgaaggtTGTTTTGATGAATAGAATCACTGGTTATATATGCCTGCGTGATCAGCATAAGGAGTAAGGGAGGGAGGTCTGAGGTCACTCGACTACTTTGGTTCGATACTCTTCCACTGGGAGTCTTTTGTTGGCTCAAGAGCGACGTTATATTCTTTATCAGAAAGGAAAAGAGCTTCATTCTTCATAAAGTCATTGACTCTTTCTTCCGCCATTCTTTTTCCGAGAAGATGAGACGAGGGATTCTCCCATCTCTCCCACCCTTCCTTTGCTCCTTTATCCTCGTTCATATCACGCAAGAGCATGATTACACGCTATAAATTAAGCCGGTTTTCTGACGATAAGATCATACCGTATCTCTTTCCATCAGGTTTCAGAACGAGCAGAAGCCACACGGCGTAAACATTTCATGGTTCAGCCACCCTTGGCTGCAAATACTACTTAGCTTTTGCAAAGACGGACAGAGTGCCGCTGCTTTCTCTCGATCGCGTACATGTTTTCTGATGCCAATTGCAGCAGGAGATATGCGTGCTTTGTAGTATCATGGTTCGGCACTGTCATCTCTGTCTCAGAAGCGGACAGGTCTACAGTGTTATCCATGGTCGCTGGTCAACAACAAAAGGGAGTTGCAGTCTTGCCAATTCCCAAGAGACTCCTGGCCAAGCTCGATGTAGTCGAAGGTGACAGAGGGAGGAACAGTAGTGGATGAGTCTCATCATTATAGCCTAATAAAAATCATGTTCTATGCCTCCAATTAGGTGGAAAGTAGAAGGATACTCCGCTCTGATCCGTCCCCGTCGAAGTAATCATGCATGGAGCGTTATTTGGTTCGAGTCCAACAGAAACACGACGTAGCTAATAACAGCATGGCCCAATACGGCCCGGTTTTAGCCCAAACAAATCGAATGTGATGAAGATGGGCCATCTAAATCTTAACATGGAACGATATAGGTGGTCCCACCAACCAACCACTGTTATATGTTGACAGAGATCAAATATTTCGGATCCGACTTGTTGAGTTGGCCCCATGCGCGAACGATGCCATATTATATAACGACATGTGTCATCAGCATCATTATTtttgctattattattattatgaccaAATAATATTTTGACACAAATGATGACAACTACGTAACGTGATTTGGgggtaaataaaagaaaataaataaataagaaatgtTTGGTCTACTTTCGTATACTAGTAGTATAAAGATTGGGTAAAGAGGGTAGACGGCGGGTGGGGTCTTCGCTCTTCGGCCATAGCTTCGATCCCTTTCCTTTTCTTGAGGACGCGATGTGATATGCCGCCCAGGTTCGATCTCTTCCGCCCTTTGTTTCGATCTTCTCGTACTTTGTGATCCTGCAGCCTCGTGGGTTTGGCGAGCAAGCGGTGATAGAGCCCTAGATTCGCTGATCTAGGGTGAGAAGAGAGTATGGGATTGGAAAATGTAGGATACCGATGCGTGTTTTCTTTTCTCTGTTTTCTTCGCTCATTTTCGCGCTACTGCGTCCCTTCGGTGATTCGTTTTCCGTTTCCTTGACAAAGTTGTTCTTTTTCTTTCGTGGGAGGTGATATTTCTGCTTTTGCGGATTGAGTGAGAGATGGGCTGATGACTGCGGTGGTAATTTGGCGTTGTCGCCATTCTATACTTTGCATTGGCGTTGACCATTCGTTACTGCGCTTTATCTCAGTAACTGTATGTTACTTGCACTTGACGGGGTAGCCGCAGATCTAGTGAGCGGTTCCTGTTTAGATCTTATGTAAAGAACCGTTCTTTGttaccttcttttctttttccatgtCCTCCCTATTTCGGTTATTTTTTGTTTTGCATTTTCATGAAAAGAACATGAGAGATAAGCACTGTCACCATGGCAGTGAACTCTTTTGCTACTAGCTTGCTGAATGAGATCTTTGAAATAAAATCCAAACTTGTCAGGAAAACTTTTGGATTGAGATATTTGAAGTGACATGAAATAAAGCTTTGAGGAAGCCTTCAGCTACCCACCTTCTTGACAATAGTTACTACAATGTTCTTTAGCATACAGCCATTTAATATGGTTTAGAAGAGCCTCTCATTAAGCCTCGTATAAAAGTTCTCTGCAGTTAAAAGTTTAAGAATTACCTGCATTTCTCTACCGCAATGTTTCGACATGTCATCTTTTGCAAAAGTCTTAATTTAACTTGTGTGACAGTCATACagtgtagattgtacaggcaaagtGAACTGATTCCTCTGTGGACATTAACTTTTTTTAAGGTGGATATCTTAGTTACTTTGATTAACTTTTTCATTCCATATGAGACTTCTTTCCATTTTGATGGTCCAATTATTCGGAAATACCATATCACAAAAGCTGTCTTATTGAATTTATAATTCTGTATAAGTTTCTTTAGAAGCAAAATGCCATAGCATTCTAATGAATATCGTTGACAGCTTGCATGAGTGAGCATTGAGATGGATAAGCAGCAGACACTCATTTCCAAGAGAAGTCCTTCCTTACATCAACTAGGTTAAAAGACGTGTTGCTTATTGGATTAGATCAGCAACAGAAATGCTTTTTGCTGTGGAAGGAGGAGGATTTTTTTCCTCTTCGGCATCAGGGTACAGCAATGgtcttgctcttcttcttcttggccgGAGAAATGAGGACAAGCCTATAAAAATTTCTTCATGGAATCACTACCGATTGGTTGAACAAGAAGTCGAGGCAAGTTCTCAGCTGGCTTCTAATAATGATCATGCTTCTTGTGGATGTGCCTCCTTTTCCTGCTTTGGTTGTTCTTCTGCAAGACTTGATGAGCCATATTCCAGGAAGGTTAGCCTTGTTCACCAGTCTAAAATTCCATCAGATTCATCACCTTCGTCTGATAGAGGCAAGTTAACAATCAATGATGCTGTCAAGTGGGATGAAAGAAAGACTTGTCTCAAGAGCAATATGAAG from Musa acuminata AAA Group cultivar baxijiao chromosome BXJ1-3, Cavendish_Baxijiao_AAA, whole genome shotgun sequence encodes the following:
- the LOC135584609 gene encoding uncharacterized protein LOC135584609 — protein: MLFAVEGGGFFSSSASGYSNGLALLLLGRRNEDKPIKISSWNHYRLVEQEVEASSQLASNNDHASCGCASFSCFGCSSARLDEPYSRKVSLVHQSKIPSDSSPSSDRGKLTINDAVKWDERKTCLKSNMKKPSKGYSMVCEADDARELLEEADNKMSCCTVGRKVQWTDKCGKELAEIREFEASDDGLSDDDFEGESFRRCECVIQ
- the LOC135627998 gene encoding probable choline kinase 2, which encodes MVGIVVGDGISGGKEEVEGRIPEEARGILQRLASSWCDVADSMALEVVPLKGALTNEVYQVNWPTCATAAGKRPHTVLVRIYGEGVDVFFDREEEIRTFECLSRHGQGPLLLGRFPNGRVEEFIHARTLSAVDLRDPEISGLIASKLREFHDLDMPGHRTVLLWGRLRCWLKVAKSFYPAEEIEEFCLDGLEEEIVTLENELSEEDQRIGFCHNDLQYGNIMIDEETRVVTIIDYEYASFNPVAYDLANHFCEMAADYHSKTPHILDYSKYPDHEERQRFVKLYLGSSGEKPGDTEVENLLMNIEKYALASHLLWGLWGIISEHVNKIDFDYMEYARQRFQQYWLKKSATLYPGVDG